The Leptospira koniambonensis sequence CAGTTAGGGATACCAGAAGTTCGGACTCTTAAATATTCATCTCTCGGAAGATAATGCAAATCATCCGAGGCCATGCAGAAAGATGGATGTTTCTCACTTAATAACTTATCCCAAAATTTAGGAATATCTCCAAAAGGGCTCATCACTTCCAATGCATCATATTCTTTTAATTGAGATAGAAGTTTTAATGGGAAGGAATCATTCAGAAGAGGATGGTTAATTACCACGAATCCGTTTTTGGATTCGATTTTATCAATTACCCATTGCAGGTTTTCTGGATCTGCGTAAAGAGGAAATAGATCATAACTTGCATCTTCTATACCTAAAACACTAAAATGTCTTTTTCTAAGATTAGTTCCCCATTCGTAACCTTTGATCTGGGCAAGTTTGGGAGAATCTGGACTGGTTACCCTTTCATAATCAGTGAAGCCAATAATTTTATAACCATTTGCTGCATAGACAGTCTCAATCTCTTCTGGAGTATTTCGACCAGGGGTAAACCAAGTGCGGTTGGTATGTAAATGAATTCCTGCTTTTTGCAGTTTGAGATTAGTATTTCTTTTATAAGGATTGGAATATTTTTCCCAATCCACCGAGGACCT is a genomic window containing:
- a CDS encoding PHP domain-containing protein, whose amino-acid sequence is MKRSRIILLISIFLGTLLLGNLLTWSIFRADTFRSSVDWEKYSNPYKRNTNLKLQKAGIHLHTNRTWFTPGRNTPEEIETVYAANGYKIIGFTDYERVTSPDSPKLAQIKGYEWGTNLRKRHFSVLGIEDASYDLFPLYADPENLQWVIDKIESKNGFVVINHPLLNDSFPLKLLSQLKEYDALEVMSPFGDIPKFWDKLLSEKHPSFCMASDDLHYLPRDEYLRVRTSGIPNWRDLSSEIYKQEGESLMRYLLVNTDSLDEKEILRSLKEGNYLCVRKMERSLEEPKLGSVGLNSENEIYFDFEDTPISVDFIGQNSEILSHTSYQNKGSYRLKPTDLYVRVQVIYPTAIILSNPFFQKL